From the Lathyrus oleraceus cultivar Zhongwan6 chromosome 4, CAAS_Psat_ZW6_1.0, whole genome shotgun sequence genome, one window contains:
- the LOC127073248 gene encoding ABA-responsive protein ABR18-like → MPTYIFSSQTPLYNFIITILSIIMGVFTYENDTTSTVPPAKLFKAVVHDADLIVPKVVDSIKTVEIVEGNGGPGTVKKLTFVEGGQTLYVLHKVEAIDDAKLEYNYSIVGGVGISEIVEKISFEAKLFEGPNGGSVGKMIVKYHTKGDAKPIEKEVEEGKAKGDALFKAIEAYILANPNYN, encoded by the coding sequence ATGCCAACATACATATTTTCTTCTCAAACTCCTCTTTACAACTTCATCATCACCATATTATCAATAATCATGGGTGTTTTCACATATGAGAATGATACCACCTCTACCGTCCCTCCTGCCAAGCTCTTCAAAGCTGTCGTGCATGACGCTGATCTCATCGTTCCAAAGGTTGTTGATTCAATCAAAACTGTTGAGATCGTTGAAGGAAATGGTGGCCCTGGCACTGTCAAGAAGCTCACTTTTGTTGAAGGAGGACAGACCTTGTACGTGTTGCACAAAGTTGAAGCCATTGATGATGCAAAGTTGGAATATAATTACAGTATAGTTGGAGGAGTCGGTATATCGGAGATAGTTGAGAAGATATCATTTGAGGCCAAATTGTTTGAAGGTCCAAATGGAGGATCTGTTGGAAAGATGATTGTTAAATATCATACAAAAGGAGATGCTAAGCCGATTGAAAAGGAAGTTGAGGAAGGCAAAGCTAAGGGTGATGCTCTTTTCAAAGCCATTGAGGCTTACATTTTGGCCAATCCTAATTACAACTGA